In Myxococcus virescens, a single genomic region encodes these proteins:
- a CDS encoding seawater-induced protein 61-2, translated as MPGQGCQYFDEYDYDNQGGCSASVNTVRDSLQGGWHNTVTSTWSEGAITLIGEGNVARFTQQCYVTLYNVPLYHQRAEAPCETYTAQCDDTTKPIHGFCRHESHGPAPTESECGLANDGATNTSPRGLSLESLKATHDTAAAIALSPHCSTCDHLPMQDDSDVNAKYACIRLRLNRLMRDTKSDRVERNVTASQLRRLIEMRGDALTAANLADALSLYRNSRFGSNCNNDLMVPEVSPTCDPSIEHDRSFLETVCHPLSLDHVQVAVTRQFLDECLDFIENAPLDPQCGLQPYALPYRDVSISLLKKVFAAPHGPSGAPRQQTLVNNLAALERWRYHSLRVLHASDNYLEAPPQFWEELSVLMSAFWKGAYDSEQQIGTTLSPEALDDLSAAYMKVDREVLLSAFAPESYVQSALLLPVMSDAFHGMVDRLRVASASHDLACRYLTCASGQLSTEVSQLWNLLSLLDDAAALQSALNSSNKVRSEWRAVFQAIVNQHSRLAGAMSDALGQYPLPSGAPLRTLSHEQIPQIALGVSQLLREAHARSTSYEAHGLFDSLHRNVLSRGMNTSSLEQETLDGDLNALRNNLSQRVSEYTSTRTALIQDLLANLQTQQAETSGMWRITALHERMKVVSKDLAGLRNNVEVANVRQGDFMSAFDEVVATTDLNQLIHQDTIPPIMLSAGNAVYAGGSPDPETRIADIAARTNGSTPWMKATEAGDFLTVTVTGQWSPTCAISQGTHRLPGSPNTTKPILVTRTEQGPNGSQTIPVLTGPEGFLVNLQNSNFQAVSKQTVKEDGTYRTFDKTASTCAGMEASYGSPSIVEGAWGASFKAYVKAEGCLNWDWGERSSTTEVDNNANGTESRSVAAFTTGLRAANTPFPQLPAGSLLLVEVERPTAPAQALRRHIRNIHPVQAPHTSIAIDRASDLYLVVNDKTGCGPTAAGSLTVNISHSRPLAASIQQLGRAMAAVREDLRSKFPDYLRQGRLHPQDLSALRSQAFARLSTECNCNVNDPSKIPTTFNGLFSAWLEHDLSILQRQVEILAVRREQDMLALELRALRDELASAQAESRWVRMLPLWNLRNLDGAQLDSRTREVVSGLNQYLYPIIHLRYPSVFTALANDSAARARLMHLVDMDWMAPALDRAESILDVEFDIRDKFASARAAANHLTPKVVALSFPRPGVQADTPYRKVSDSRAAQVWDHLLTTGIAPFTVLPEDFYTASGGHAQLFCMEGSPIIRAMGLFARVHVTDGVVLSSALATRALTQFGSQLAFPTLAGLETYQQSNAEWHFGGLPVTYGTASDALGTFEKHALPERVGNGLSPFTQFDVDGTVLFAPVRLDEPPLIDMISELVLVFQVEPRQLTQPMTWIRTCHPGTALTSQGLLSVESDMR; from the coding sequence ATGCCGGGACAAGGCTGCCAGTACTTCGACGAGTACGACTACGACAACCAGGGCGGATGCAGCGCCAGCGTCAACACAGTCAGGGATTCGCTCCAGGGCGGATGGCACAACACCGTGACGTCGACCTGGAGCGAAGGTGCCATCACTCTCATTGGCGAAGGCAACGTCGCGCGCTTCACCCAGCAGTGCTACGTCACGCTCTACAACGTCCCGCTCTATCACCAGAGAGCCGAAGCGCCCTGCGAGACCTATACCGCCCAATGCGACGACACCACCAAGCCCATCCATGGGTTCTGCCGACACGAGAGCCACGGCCCCGCCCCGACGGAAAGCGAATGCGGACTCGCCAACGATGGCGCGACAAACACCTCGCCTCGAGGACTCTCGCTGGAGTCCCTCAAGGCGACCCACGACACCGCGGCAGCCATTGCTCTAAGCCCTCACTGCTCGACTTGCGATCACCTTCCAATGCAGGATGACTCGGACGTAAATGCGAAGTACGCCTGCATCAGGCTGCGACTCAATCGCCTCATGAGGGATACAAAGTCAGACCGAGTGGAACGCAACGTCACCGCCAGCCAACTCCGCCGACTCATCGAGATGCGGGGCGATGCGCTGACTGCGGCGAACCTGGCCGATGCCCTCAGTCTCTATCGCAACAGTCGCTTTGGCTCGAACTGTAACAATGACCTCATGGTTCCCGAGGTGAGTCCGACTTGTGATCCCTCGATTGAGCACGACCGTTCATTCCTTGAAACGGTTTGCCACCCCCTCTCACTGGATCACGTCCAGGTCGCAGTCACCCGCCAGTTCTTGGATGAATGCCTCGACTTCATCGAGAATGCACCACTCGACCCGCAGTGCGGACTTCAGCCGTACGCGCTGCCCTACCGAGATGTCTCGATCTCCCTGCTGAAGAAGGTCTTCGCGGCACCTCACGGTCCCAGCGGCGCGCCCCGGCAGCAAACGCTGGTCAACAATCTGGCCGCCCTCGAAAGATGGCGGTACCACTCGCTCCGCGTTCTCCATGCGAGTGATAACTACCTGGAGGCTCCCCCTCAATTCTGGGAAGAATTGAGCGTGCTGATGAGCGCCTTCTGGAAGGGCGCGTACGACAGCGAGCAGCAAATCGGCACCACACTCTCCCCGGAAGCCCTTGACGATCTCTCCGCGGCCTACATGAAAGTGGACCGAGAAGTCCTTCTGAGTGCATTCGCTCCGGAGTCCTACGTCCAATCCGCACTCCTCCTCCCGGTGATGAGCGACGCGTTTCACGGGATGGTGGATCGGCTCCGGGTCGCAAGCGCGTCCCACGACCTTGCGTGTCGCTATCTCACCTGCGCCAGCGGCCAATTGAGCACCGAGGTGAGCCAGCTCTGGAACCTCCTCAGTCTGCTCGACGACGCGGCTGCGCTGCAGAGTGCACTCAACAGCTCGAACAAGGTCCGCAGCGAGTGGCGAGCAGTCTTTCAGGCCATCGTGAATCAGCATTCACGCCTGGCGGGGGCCATGTCAGACGCCCTGGGACAGTACCCACTGCCCTCTGGCGCTCCCTTGCGAACCTTGAGTCATGAGCAGATACCCCAGATTGCATTGGGAGTGTCCCAACTCTTGAGAGAGGCTCACGCCCGGAGCACGAGTTATGAAGCGCATGGCCTGTTCGACTCGCTCCATCGGAACGTCCTGTCCCGGGGAATGAACACAAGCTCGCTGGAGCAAGAGACGCTCGACGGGGACCTGAACGCGCTCCGTAACAACCTCAGCCAAAGGGTCTCTGAGTACACGTCCACCCGGACCGCACTGATTCAAGACCTGCTTGCAAACCTGCAGACCCAGCAGGCCGAGACATCGGGAATGTGGCGAATCACCGCGCTTCACGAGCGCATGAAGGTTGTGTCGAAAGACCTGGCGGGCCTGCGCAACAACGTAGAGGTCGCCAACGTGCGTCAGGGCGACTTCATGAGCGCTTTCGATGAAGTGGTCGCGACCACGGATTTGAACCAGCTCATCCATCAAGACACCATCCCCCCTATCATGCTCAGTGCTGGCAATGCGGTCTACGCGGGAGGCAGCCCCGACCCTGAGACCCGCATCGCTGACATTGCAGCAAGAACGAATGGTTCAACGCCTTGGATGAAGGCCACAGAAGCCGGTGACTTCCTAACGGTCACAGTGACCGGACAGTGGTCGCCGACCTGTGCAATCAGTCAGGGAACCCACAGGCTGCCTGGAAGCCCGAACACGACGAAACCCATCCTTGTCACCCGAACAGAACAGGGACCCAATGGCTCCCAGACAATCCCTGTTCTCACAGGTCCCGAGGGGTTCCTCGTCAATCTCCAGAACAGCAACTTCCAGGCTGTCTCCAAACAGACCGTAAAGGAAGACGGCACCTACAGGACGTTCGACAAAACGGCTTCCACCTGCGCGGGCATGGAGGCCTCCTATGGCTCCCCCAGCATTGTCGAAGGTGCATGGGGCGCCTCTTTCAAGGCCTACGTCAAGGCCGAAGGGTGCCTGAACTGGGACTGGGGTGAGCGGAGCTCCACAACAGAGGTCGACAACAATGCGAACGGCACAGAAAGCCGCAGTGTCGCGGCATTCACCACCGGACTCCGCGCAGCCAATACCCCCTTCCCACAACTTCCAGCAGGCAGCCTGCTGCTCGTGGAAGTCGAACGTCCAACGGCTCCCGCGCAGGCTCTGCGCCGCCACATCCGGAACATCCATCCCGTCCAGGCGCCGCATACATCCATCGCGATCGACCGAGCTTCGGACCTCTACCTGGTGGTCAATGACAAAACGGGTTGTGGCCCCACGGCAGCCGGCAGCCTGACCGTCAACATCAGCCATTCTCGTCCCCTCGCCGCCAGCATCCAGCAACTGGGCAGAGCCATGGCAGCCGTGCGGGAAGACCTCCGCAGCAAGTTCCCGGACTACCTGAGGCAGGGAAGACTGCATCCTCAGGATCTATCAGCGCTGAGGAGTCAAGCGTTCGCCCGGCTCTCTACCGAATGCAATTGCAACGTGAACGACCCTTCGAAGATCCCCACCACCTTCAACGGTTTGTTCTCGGCCTGGCTGGAGCATGACCTCTCCATCCTCCAGAGACAGGTGGAGATTCTCGCAGTCAGGCGGGAGCAGGACATGTTGGCCCTGGAACTCCGAGCGCTCCGCGACGAACTGGCCTCCGCCCAGGCCGAATCCCGGTGGGTACGAATGCTCCCACTTTGGAACCTGCGAAACCTGGACGGCGCTCAACTCGATTCGAGAACTCGCGAAGTGGTGTCCGGCCTCAATCAGTACCTCTACCCCATCATCCACCTACGCTATCCAAGCGTTTTCACCGCTCTTGCGAATGACTCAGCCGCCCGAGCTCGCCTCATGCATCTGGTCGACATGGACTGGATGGCACCGGCACTGGATCGCGCCGAGTCCATCCTCGACGTCGAGTTTGACATCCGCGACAAGTTCGCATCCGCGAGGGCAGCGGCAAATCACCTGACTCCGAAGGTCGTCGCACTCAGCTTTCCGCGTCCGGGCGTCCAGGCCGACACGCCTTATCGGAAAGTCAGTGATTCACGAGCTGCGCAGGTATGGGACCATCTGCTGACAACCGGCATCGCTCCATTCACGGTGCTCCCCGAAGACTTCTACACGGCCTCCGGCGGACACGCGCAGTTGTTCTGTATGGAAGGCTCTCCGATCATCCGCGCCATGGGCCTGTTCGCCCGCGTTCATGTGACGGACGGAGTTGTCCTAAGCAGCGCGCTCGCAACACGGGCGCTGACTCAATTCGGCTCACAACTCGCATTCCCCACACTCGCGGGCTTGGAGACGTATCAACAGAGCAATGCGGAGTGGCATTTTGGAGGCCTCCCCGTGACATATGGCACGGCGAGCGATGCACTAGGCACTTTCGAAAAACATGCCCTTCCTGAACGAGTTGGGAATGGCCTATCCCCATTCACCCAGTTCGATGTCGATGGAACAGTGCTGTTCGCACCCGTTAGATTGGACGAGCCCCCCCTCATTGACATGATCAGCGAGCTCGTCCTCGTGTTCCAAGTAGAGCCACGGCAGCTCACCCAACCGATGACGTGGATCCGGACGTGCCACCCGGGAACTGCGCTCACGAGCCAAGGACTGCTGAGCGTCGAATCAGACATGCGGTAA
- a CDS encoding RHS repeat-associated core domain-containing protein translates to MKHVRLSTALMLHGLLAAPYAFAQTSSSLDAKVQAPELSEPRRGSLAGQLASITFGPADVSRGAFSLPGPFSFPTERGAPMGTFFPTYAVDNGLSEWGAGWQNALSFTRWRVKGSPDYLTDELAGPWGRFVPGNDGYWYPSGLDSTIRLEHLGDTLVAYPPDGSRWKFGGDHRIVTPRGTWSWFLEEVVTATGRKTRFDYEANASGRMFLKMVSYGGVGDDFQHRVLLEYEPIPRPFRDFRSGQELTLDRRVATVISQTKHAVTGSFEERWRHEPTWQAEELGPSFYLQSVVQRFASGQTAPAATYTYQLASERLSAASLERVPKLDALFTSFSSDALQPNRGTLLDINEDGRIDIEHHAGNTLLVQGDDGFIYEPLPPRPPDTVLACRGPQSSYNLPRNLAQLRADGEYQVVSLQPSSLRTQTALTVCSRLGQFLANQTIPGDWELGANVKLVDINKDHQPDLVRVSSGEYRILPNISTGSTYAFGAPIQGALRPSISPNASWLHDFNGDGLPDIVSRYSGGIMVWFGLGNASFLQNGQAFEIRTLSGLSLTNLSDFQLNFIDINRDGLTDILLTRVSSPATVLAVNTGTRFQEVPVPALASVGMTFSRPVIADFSGSGDVEVSYTRMEQFVTRAYRITLDTPGTGLMRTADDGKGTVLHFEYAQSNATPGARQRQPLLAAMEVASSGHDTVRFTYSHLEPTLHTRGKFLVGFNKVTRTTNIQSHDIEFLNADDYSGLRTKEVRQDPLTVGVHAFAQWVYEDAPFRGINRKRLKENLRGWASDTAGQLASVEKTEYLAYDMEVCPSTVKQTNEHGTLLVEKSRATISGFGPALHCVEETIRHTGTHVDPTLDFRHEVQIARNAVGLATDVYSITPSQTLTLQHVTYSSDYMVSGISMPGRGTTHFAYDPGTRILRQITTPDGVVTQVMQRHPVSDTILSLEKDRGAQQYTRHFRYDGLERLQKEWDDLAGSEIQPKQTYSYQYATGVAPASIFMSSLVDEQDGAAQDSVLYATAAGEKVTEATRIPEGWVFDGLVERKASVAETRTFMRPSMPGTENVLALDYAALFANGQPVDFTRNSSHGHAVATARSFHAGVEQQVATALRLEAGQLHRTAWENGTHRTQVTLDASERIVAREDEANVRHQYRYDALGRIRQVELPDGSMHQAHFDDHGRVSLMIREGVANIEYAYDMVSGLPVLKRFSSPSGVVQRQVTFTHDPVGRLESETHADFVGSAPLVYRYYHDGTSPEHPTLRTTLGLVSTVQGEGYTKRLEYRADGKVSRRIIQLDGWHTVEWMYSYAANGAVRTETLKLWSPQGPLQSSNTKSWHWNTYGQLSELHLDGQLLALLDYNENGQPTTIAFSAGGSASLGYDPLTRDVISLTQVGLNWSASTSLSLNARGLMSHESFSIGGTHLQRQYGHSPQGFLVSAVDSQHAYQYGFDDSGLPTFIEEQGARRNFSRQGNTLTVGGISHVFDAMGRIVSKGDLSLAYGPNGQVATATSPQGQWAYLYDETGQRLLKLEAGNPIAGYLDGGVYLDATGLTEPFRYGGQLAGLIKNGQFQMVATDLRGSIVADTDGTTRWVSPFGNRSTHPDIAAALDYTQNGYDADLGVIRMGMRDYDPTLNLFLTPDPLYLEDLERCSDKPVECNLYGYARNAPLNLVDPSGLDTVVLHGGGPGRASGVTLLANTMRALLPDVRTVVPDRIHGNGYMEKDPTRAIAFATNHVHVDQAQKNLVGFSLGGDAAIFAAAAAGPEGAQGVKWNNVVVYGARVDRIMDKLEAAAKNSEHLVIVNLIGDKYPLAAGGNNNFGDRRAESLADQIIQKYGSLEEFSKKFPNVTLGSAVGSHHGAGDRGSSVSSVVTAFGASRELTGKHTMTLP, encoded by the coding sequence ATGAAACACGTGCGGCTCTCAACCGCGCTCATGCTGCATGGGCTTCTTGCAGCACCCTACGCATTCGCGCAAACCTCCTCCTCGCTGGACGCAAAAGTCCAGGCCCCCGAACTAAGCGAGCCGCGGCGCGGCTCCCTTGCAGGCCAGCTCGCCAGCATCACGTTTGGTCCTGCCGATGTCAGCCGCGGAGCCTTCAGCCTGCCGGGACCCTTTTCATTCCCCACGGAGCGCGGCGCTCCCATGGGGACATTCTTCCCCACCTACGCTGTGGACAATGGACTGTCGGAATGGGGCGCAGGTTGGCAGAACGCCCTCTCCTTCACGCGATGGCGCGTGAAAGGCAGCCCCGACTACCTCACCGATGAACTCGCCGGTCCCTGGGGCCGGTTCGTTCCAGGAAACGACGGCTACTGGTATCCCAGCGGCCTGGATTCGACGATTCGCCTTGAGCATCTCGGGGACACCCTGGTCGCGTACCCCCCCGACGGAAGCCGTTGGAAATTCGGAGGAGACCATCGGATTGTCACCCCCCGCGGGACCTGGTCTTGGTTCCTCGAGGAGGTCGTCACCGCAACGGGGCGAAAAACCCGCTTCGACTATGAGGCCAATGCTTCGGGACGAATGTTCCTCAAGATGGTTTCCTATGGTGGCGTCGGGGATGACTTCCAGCACCGCGTCCTGCTGGAATACGAACCGATTCCCCGTCCTTTTCGAGACTTTCGCTCAGGCCAGGAATTGACGCTTGACCGGAGGGTGGCCACCGTCATCTCGCAAACGAAGCATGCCGTCACCGGCTCCTTCGAGGAGCGCTGGCGGCACGAGCCCACCTGGCAGGCGGAGGAACTCGGCCCATCGTTTTATCTTCAATCGGTTGTCCAGCGCTTTGCGTCAGGGCAAACCGCCCCCGCAGCAACATACACATATCAACTTGCCTCCGAGCGGCTTTCCGCGGCGTCTCTCGAACGCGTACCAAAGCTCGATGCGCTCTTCACGTCCTTTTCATCGGACGCGCTCCAGCCTAACCGAGGGACCCTGCTTGATATCAATGAAGACGGTCGAATTGACATCGAGCACCATGCGGGCAACACGCTGCTGGTCCAGGGGGATGATGGTTTCATCTACGAGCCGCTCCCCCCACGGCCACCTGACACGGTGTTGGCCTGCCGTGGTCCCCAGTCCTCCTACAACCTGCCTCGAAACCTCGCGCAGCTTCGGGCTGACGGCGAGTACCAGGTCGTAAGCCTCCAACCGTCGTCCCTGCGGACACAAACGGCGCTCACCGTCTGCAGTCGCCTGGGTCAATTCCTGGCAAACCAGACGATCCCTGGAGACTGGGAACTCGGAGCCAACGTCAAATTGGTGGACATCAACAAGGATCATCAGCCTGATCTCGTTCGTGTCAGCAGCGGCGAGTACCGTATTCTTCCGAATATCAGTACCGGGAGTACCTACGCCTTCGGCGCTCCGATTCAGGGAGCGCTCCGTCCCAGCATCTCCCCCAACGCCTCATGGCTTCACGACTTCAACGGCGATGGTTTGCCAGACATTGTCTCCCGGTACAGCGGCGGAATCATGGTCTGGTTCGGATTGGGGAATGCCTCCTTTCTGCAGAATGGCCAAGCGTTCGAAATTCGGACGCTTTCGGGCCTCTCCCTCACGAATCTCTCCGATTTCCAACTCAACTTCATTGACATCAACCGCGATGGGCTCACGGACATTCTCCTCACCCGGGTCTCCAGCCCAGCGACCGTGCTGGCCGTCAACACTGGGACCCGCTTCCAGGAAGTCCCCGTACCGGCGCTCGCTAGCGTAGGCATGACCTTCAGTCGCCCCGTCATCGCGGATTTTTCTGGCAGTGGCGACGTCGAGGTTTCCTATACGAGGATGGAACAGTTCGTCACGCGCGCGTATCGAATTACTCTCGACACGCCGGGTACCGGGCTGATGCGTACCGCCGACGACGGCAAAGGAACGGTGCTGCATTTCGAGTATGCGCAGAGCAACGCCACGCCTGGAGCACGGCAGCGCCAGCCGCTGCTCGCCGCGATGGAGGTAGCGTCCTCCGGCCATGATACGGTTCGATTCACCTACAGCCACCTGGAGCCCACCCTCCACACACGAGGGAAATTCCTCGTTGGATTCAACAAGGTTACGCGCACAACGAACATACAATCGCATGACATCGAATTCCTCAATGCGGATGACTATTCTGGACTGAGGACCAAGGAAGTTCGACAAGACCCGCTCACCGTCGGAGTCCATGCTTTCGCACAGTGGGTTTACGAAGATGCCCCTTTCCGTGGGATCAACAGGAAGCGGCTCAAGGAGAACCTGCGTGGCTGGGCGTCCGACACCGCGGGCCAACTCGCATCTGTGGAGAAGACAGAGTACCTGGCTTACGACATGGAAGTCTGCCCATCCACTGTGAAACAGACGAATGAGCACGGAACACTGCTCGTCGAGAAGTCACGTGCAACAATTTCTGGGTTCGGCCCCGCGCTGCATTGCGTGGAGGAGACCATCCGCCACACTGGCACCCACGTGGATCCCACGCTCGACTTCCGTCACGAAGTCCAGATCGCACGCAACGCAGTCGGCCTCGCCACGGATGTCTACAGCATCACGCCAAGCCAAACCCTGACGTTACAGCACGTCACCTACTCGTCTGACTACATGGTTTCGGGAATCTCCATGCCGGGCCGAGGCACCACGCACTTCGCGTACGATCCAGGCACCCGGATCCTTCGACAGATCACGACTCCGGATGGCGTGGTCACCCAAGTGATGCAGCGGCATCCGGTCAGCGACACGATTCTTTCCTTGGAGAAGGACCGCGGAGCGCAGCAATACACGCGTCACTTCCGGTACGATGGGTTGGAGCGTCTCCAGAAGGAATGGGACGACCTCGCTGGTTCAGAGATCCAACCGAAGCAGACTTACAGCTATCAGTACGCCACCGGCGTCGCCCCGGCATCCATCTTCATGTCGAGCCTGGTCGATGAACAGGACGGAGCGGCACAAGACAGCGTCCTCTACGCCACTGCGGCAGGTGAGAAAGTCACGGAGGCAACACGGATCCCTGAAGGCTGGGTTTTCGACGGGCTGGTCGAGCGCAAGGCTTCCGTTGCTGAAACCCGAACGTTCATGCGCCCTTCGATGCCAGGCACCGAAAACGTGCTTGCACTGGATTACGCAGCGCTTTTCGCCAATGGGCAACCCGTTGACTTCACTCGCAATTCCTCTCATGGCCATGCTGTCGCCACGGCGAGGTCGTTTCATGCGGGCGTTGAGCAGCAGGTCGCAACAGCTCTTCGTTTGGAGGCGGGCCAGCTTCACCGCACCGCCTGGGAGAACGGTACCCACCGCACGCAAGTGACCCTGGATGCCTCAGAGCGTATCGTCGCTCGCGAAGACGAGGCCAACGTTCGCCACCAATATCGCTACGATGCCCTGGGGCGCATTCGCCAAGTCGAACTGCCAGATGGCAGCATGCACCAAGCGCACTTCGACGATCACGGCCGGGTATCGCTGATGATTCGCGAAGGCGTCGCGAATATTGAATACGCCTACGACATGGTCTCAGGTCTTCCCGTGCTCAAGCGATTCTCGTCTCCTTCGGGGGTCGTGCAACGACAGGTCACGTTCACGCACGATCCAGTGGGCAGACTTGAAAGCGAGACGCATGCGGACTTCGTTGGCAGCGCTCCGCTCGTTTATCGTTATTATCATGATGGCACCAGTCCTGAACATCCGACGCTCCGTACCACTTTGGGACTGGTTTCCACGGTTCAGGGCGAGGGCTACACCAAACGGCTGGAGTATCGCGCAGATGGCAAGGTCTCCAGGCGAATCATTCAACTCGACGGATGGCACACGGTCGAGTGGATGTACTCCTACGCCGCCAATGGCGCCGTACGCACCGAAACCTTGAAGTTGTGGAGCCCGCAGGGACCTCTTCAATCGAGCAACACCAAGTCCTGGCATTGGAACACCTACGGACAACTCTCGGAGCTGCACCTGGATGGTCAGCTTTTGGCCCTACTCGACTACAATGAGAATGGGCAGCCAACCACCATCGCATTCTCAGCAGGTGGCAGCGCTTCGTTGGGTTACGACCCGTTGACGCGAGATGTGATTTCACTCACCCAGGTCGGACTCAACTGGAGCGCCTCCACTTCCCTGAGTCTGAATGCTCGCGGGCTCATGAGTCATGAGTCGTTCTCCATCGGCGGCACTCACCTTCAACGTCAGTACGGCCACTCTCCACAAGGCTTCCTCGTCAGCGCCGTCGATTCACAGCACGCCTATCAATACGGCTTCGATGATTCCGGGTTGCCCACCTTCATTGAAGAGCAAGGAGCGCGGAGGAATTTTTCGCGCCAGGGCAACACCCTCACCGTCGGCGGCATCTCTCACGTATTCGACGCCATGGGGCGCATCGTATCCAAGGGAGATTTGTCGCTCGCCTACGGGCCCAACGGCCAGGTTGCCACCGCGACGAGCCCTCAAGGACAGTGGGCCTATCTCTACGACGAGACTGGCCAGCGCCTCCTCAAGCTTGAAGCAGGGAATCCCATTGCAGGCTACCTCGACGGGGGCGTCTACCTGGATGCCACCGGCCTCACCGAGCCCTTCCGCTACGGCGGTCAGCTCGCGGGACTGATCAAGAATGGTCAGTTCCAGATGGTAGCAACCGACCTGCGGGGCTCCATCGTGGCTGACACCGATGGGACGACACGCTGGGTATCTCCATTTGGAAACCGAAGCACCCATCCCGACATTGCCGCAGCACTCGACTATACGCAGAACGGCTACGATGCTGATTTGGGAGTCATTCGAATGGGGATGCGCGACTACGACCCCACGCTCAACCTGTTCCTCACACCCGACCCGCTCTATCTCGAAGATCTGGAGAGGTGCAGCGATAAACCGGTCGAATGCAACCTCTATGGCTACGCTCGCAACGCGCCACTCAACCTCGTCGATCCCTCAGGGCTCGACACCGTGGTGCTCCACGGTGGTGGTCCAGGAAGAGCCTCTGGCGTGACGTTGTTGGCAAACACCATGAGGGCCCTCCTGCCGGACGTACGGACTGTTGTCCCCGATAGGATCCATGGAAATGGCTATATGGAGAAGGACCCAACACGCGCGATAGCCTTCGCCACCAACCACGTCCATGTGGATCAAGCCCAGAAGAACCTCGTGGGGTTCAGCCTGGGAGGAGACGCCGCCATCTTCGCGGCGGCCGCCGCTGGGCCAGAAGGCGCCCAAGGCGTCAAGTGGAACAACGTCGTCGTGTACGGGGCACGCGTCGACCGGATCATGGACAAACTTGAGGCCGCCGCGAAGAACTCGGAGCACCTCGTCATCGTCAACCTCATCGGTGACAAGTACCCGCTGGCTGCTGGTGGAAACAACAATTTCGGAGACCGACGGGCCGAGTCGCTCGCCGACCAAATTATCCAGAAATACGGCTCGTTGGAGGAATTCTCCAAGAAGTTCCCAAACGTCACGCTCGGCAGCGCTGTCGGCAGTCATCATGGAGCAGGCGACAGAGGCTCATCCGTGAGTTCGGTGGTAACCGCGTTTGGAGCGTCACGCGAACTGACCGGCAAACACACGATGACGCTCCCCTAA
- a CDS encoding MFS transporter — translation MSSLPPWLAQFLPILILLGAIGLVLARLPKVELGHSEAFKRRRFFNWFPLGMTYAFLYMGRYNLNVATSAMGDRTSNADFGTIFAWGTAVYGVAFLLNGPLTDRLGGRKTILMAAAGSAVANVAMGGVVYAVLTHNWAPPGGLVATLSFLYAVNMYFQSFGAVSIVKVNAAWFHVRERGLLGGVFGILISLGIYFAYDWSRLIVKAAPTYWAFFVPAAILAVFLVVDYFVIRDTPSHAGHPDFDTADASSGETGPQLGVAGVLKRMLTNRAIIIILCIEFCSGFMRNAIMQWYPKFAKATGIGETFVAANWGMLLCVAGITGGMFAGVISDRVFDSRRGPVSAVLYAGMSVGAVISVFVLESVALGWTVIFMSLCVIGVHGMLSGTASMDFGGKKNAGLAVGIIDGAVYAGTALQSILLGSILPMGDEAKTAANWGNWPYAMLPLSFLGLLLATQVWNARPQPKSAPVPATLPVPPAAPANRTGTGG, via the coding sequence ATGTCGTCGCTGCCCCCCTGGCTGGCCCAGTTCCTGCCCATCCTCATCCTCCTGGGGGCCATCGGCCTCGTCCTCGCGCGCCTGCCCAAGGTGGAGCTGGGACACTCGGAGGCATTCAAGCGCCGCCGGTTCTTCAACTGGTTCCCGTTGGGCATGACGTACGCGTTCCTCTACATGGGGCGCTACAACCTCAACGTGGCCACCAGCGCCATGGGGGACCGCACCTCCAACGCGGACTTCGGCACCATCTTCGCGTGGGGCACCGCCGTCTACGGCGTGGCCTTCCTCCTCAATGGCCCGCTGACGGACAGGCTGGGTGGCCGGAAGACCATCCTGATGGCGGCCGCGGGTTCGGCGGTGGCGAACGTGGCCATGGGCGGCGTGGTGTACGCGGTGCTGACGCACAACTGGGCGCCGCCGGGCGGCCTGGTGGCGACGCTGTCGTTCCTCTACGCCGTCAACATGTACTTCCAGAGCTTCGGCGCGGTCTCCATCGTCAAGGTGAACGCGGCCTGGTTCCACGTGCGTGAGCGCGGCCTGCTGGGCGGCGTGTTCGGCATCCTCATCTCGCTGGGCATCTACTTCGCCTATGACTGGAGCCGGCTCATCGTGAAGGCGGCGCCCACGTACTGGGCGTTCTTCGTGCCCGCGGCCATCCTCGCCGTGTTCCTGGTGGTGGACTACTTCGTCATCCGCGACACGCCCAGCCACGCGGGCCATCCGGACTTCGACACCGCGGACGCGTCCTCCGGCGAGACGGGGCCGCAGTTGGGGGTGGCGGGCGTGCTGAAGCGCATGCTGACCAACCGCGCCATCATCATCATCCTCTGCATCGAGTTCTGCAGCGGCTTCATGCGCAACGCCATCATGCAGTGGTACCCCAAGTTCGCGAAGGCCACGGGAATCGGCGAGACGTTCGTCGCCGCCAACTGGGGCATGCTGCTGTGCGTGGCGGGCATCACCGGCGGCATGTTCGCCGGCGTCATCAGCGACCGCGTCTTCGACTCGCGCCGCGGCCCCGTGTCCGCCGTGCTCTATGCCGGAATGTCGGTGGGCGCCGTCATCTCCGTGTTCGTCCTGGAGAGCGTGGCCCTGGGCTGGACGGTCATCTTCATGTCCCTGTGTGTCATCGGCGTGCACGGCATGCTGTCCGGCACGGCCAGCATGGACTTCGGCGGGAAGAAGAACGCCGGCCTCGCGGTTGGCATCATCGACGGCGCCGTGTACGCGGGCACCGCGCTGCAGTCCATCCTGCTGGGTTCCATCCTGCCGATGGGTGACGAGGCGAAGACCGCCGCGAACTGGGGCAACTGGCCCTACGCCATGCTGCCGCTGTCCTTCCTCGGACTGCTGCTGGCCACCCAGGTGTGGAACGCCCGGCCCCAGCCGAAGTCCGCGCCCGTGCCGGCCACGCTGCCGGTGCCTCCGGCGGCGCCAGCGAATCGGACCGGTACTGGCGGGTGA